A genome region from Etheostoma cragini isolate CJK2018 chromosome 4, CSU_Ecrag_1.0, whole genome shotgun sequence includes the following:
- the dnajc14 gene encoding dnaJ homolog subfamily C member 14 — protein sequence MEREAAQKEMDWVTDSDEDIPDGDSTLVTQSRQWEARPTDDEWEQDKTAKSQDTPNPAIPQASGVGEAEYCGSTEAKEDTGEASDGFEPDDMADHENSHVINQEEDEAAKEQHMNGESGWRNVGPGRRCRFRSSGSVSEQSSQSAFSSIQKGNVMSSGGRHKQTRRRNHHHHQQNRGRRRTGNQLVLAFKEMLSESLSFWCISCVHMMIEIIVTLTHNCGVGVEAGGVKLYNFGQQLFVKITDTAGMKADASRILKWTKCAGTDLVDKIVRLVKWVKTAALTFLRLFCALVILGSQWAKGALVRLGGEKGKRYWTTFQESRFWKRVVSLLETIRSRFRRHDHVPPSSPDSPGRAGRSQPGQELERLLALAEVPEDELDPFTVLGVEVHATEAELKKAYRHLAVQVHPDKNKHPRAGEAFKVLRAAWDIVSNPETRREYELKRMAATELSKSMNEFLTKLQDDLKEAMNTMMCTKCEGKHKRFEMDREPAEARFCAECNRCHSAEEGDLWAESSMLGLRITYFACMDGKVYDITEWAGCQRIGISPDTHRVPYHISFGSKNNSNSTRHRTPSEHATSPTNPADLQDFFNRIFKGGPPNDMTANGGFFPSGPPHQQPPGAGAPPFSPPPSQTGFYMPGGQRPESSETWAESGKPPRRRKKVRKPFQR from the exons ATGGAGAGAGAAGCAGCTCAGAAGGAAATGGATTGGGTTACTGACTCCGATGAGGACATCCCTGATGGTGATTCCACCTTAGTGACACAGTCTAGACAGTGGGAGGCCAGACCCACTGACGATGAATGGGAGCAGGACAAAACAGCCAAATCTCAGGACACCCCAAATCCAGCCATTCCACAAGCCTCTGGTGTTGGCGAAGCAGAGTATTGTGGATCTACAGAGGCCAAAGAAGATACTGGGGAGGCTTCAGATGGGTTTGAGCCTGATGACATGGCAGATCATGAGAACTCGCATGTTATAAATCAAGAAGAGGATGAAGCTGCAAAGGAGCAGCACATGAACGGGGAGTCTGGTTGGAGGAACGTGGGACCTGGGCGTAGATGCAGATTCCGGAGCAGTGGGTCGGTTTCAGAGCAGAGCAGTCAAAGTGCTTTTTCCTCCATTCAAAAAGGCAATGTTATGTCAAGTGGTGGTCGGCACAAGCAGACCCGAAGACgtaaccaccaccaccatcagcaGAACCGAGGCCGCAGGCGGACAGGCAACCAGCTTGTCCTAGCTTTTAAGGAGATGCTGTCAGAGTCTCTGAGCTTCTGGTGCATCTCTTGTGTCCACATGATGATTGAGATTATTGTCACATTAACTCACAATTGTGGAGTTGGTGTGGAGGCTGGAGGGGTGAAACTTTACAACTTTGGGCAGCAGCTCTTTGTGAAGATCACAGATACAGCAGGAATGAAGGCGGATGCTAGTCGGATTCTGAAATGGACAAAATGTGCAGGAACAGACCTGGTGGATAAAATTGTTCGGTTAGTAAAGTGGGTGAAGACAGCTGCCTTAACGTTTTTGAGACTTTTCTGTGCTTTGGTTATTCTCGGTTCCCAGTGGGCAAAGGGTGCGTTGGTTCGCCTtggaggagagaagggaaaaCGCTATTGGACAACTTTTCAGGAGTCAAGGTTTTGGAAGAGGGTGGTGTCCCTGCTGGAGACAATCCGAAGCAGGTTTAGGAGGCATGACCACGTACCACCGTCCAGCCCTGACTCTCCCGGCAGGGCAGGGAGAAGCCAGCCAGGCCAGGAGCTCGAGAGACTGCTGGCCTTGGCTGAGGTACCAGAGGACGAGCTCGACCCCTTTACAGTGCTCGGTGTGGAGGTGCATGCCACTGAGGCTGAACTGAAGAAGGCCTACAGACATCTGgctgtccag GTCCATccagacaaaaataaacaccCCCGAGCTGGAGAGGCGTTCAAAGTACTGAGGGCTGCCTGGGATATTGTCAGTAACCCAGAGACACGACGAGAGTATGAGTT GAAGCGTATGGCAGCAACCGAGCTCTCAAAGTCCATGAACGAGTTTCTCACTAAACTGCAGGATGACCTGAAGGAAGCCATGAACACCATGATGTGTACCAAGTGTGAAGGCAAACACAA GCGGTTCGAGATGGATCGTGAACCTGCTGAGGCCCGCTTCTGTGCTGAGTGTAACCGCTGCCATAGTGCTGAGGAGGGGGACCTGTGGGCCGAGTCCAGCATGTTGGGTCTACGAATCACATACTTTGCTTGTATGGATGGCAAAGTGTATGATATTACAG AGTGGGCAGGTTGTCAAAGAATAGGCATTTCTCCTGACACGCACCGTGTGCCCTATCACATCTCTTTTGGTTCAAAGAACAACAGCAACTCCACACGACACAG GACACCCTCAGAGCACGCCACGAGTCCCACCAACCCTGCAGATTTGCAGGACTTCTTCAATCGCATCTTCAAGGGAGGACCTCCTAACGACATGACTGCCAATGGGGGATTCTTCCCCTCAGGTCCCCCTCATCAGCAACCCCCTGGTGCTGGAGCGCCCCCATTCTCCCCTCCCCCGAGCCAGACAGGTTTCTACATGCCCGGGGGTCAGCGGCCAGAATCCAGTGAGACATGGGCTGAAAGTGGCAAACCCCccagaaggaggaagaaggtCCGCAAACCCTTCCAGAGGTGA